One window from the genome of Candidatus Palauibacter polyketidifaciens encodes:
- a CDS encoding dihydrolipoamide acetyltransferase family protein, producing MAQLSPTMEEGKLIEWKVAEGDAVAQGDVVAEIETDKANMDVEALGGGVLRKIVVPAGATVPVGALIGVIAEPDESIDDMLAEAQAADGTGTAEGPAGEPAAPAAEPEPAEPVEVAAEPAGADPAGAATGAGAATAARGRIKASPVARRMAAESGIALAGLAGSGPGGRIVKADVEAALAAGAPGIAPAPAPAPPTAPGPPAPVPPAPVPPAPAPIPPGLEDRVEEASQMRKAIARRLGQSIGPVPHFFLTTEVDMGRALELRADLNARFADGKIGVTDLLLKATAEALNRHPAVNASWEENAIRYHGAVHLGIAVALDEGLITPVLRDAGRKGLRQISVEARDLIARARARKLAPEEYQGGTFSVSNLGMFEIDQFTAIINPPEAGILAIGQTVEKPVAVDGQVVVRKRMRVTMSCDHRVIDGATGAAFLGTFKAMLENPLEMIL from the coding sequence ATGGCGCAGCTGAGCCCGACGATGGAGGAGGGCAAGCTCATCGAGTGGAAGGTCGCCGAAGGCGATGCCGTGGCGCAGGGGGATGTCGTCGCGGAGATCGAGACGGACAAGGCGAACATGGACGTCGAGGCGCTCGGCGGCGGCGTGCTGCGCAAGATCGTCGTGCCGGCGGGCGCCACGGTCCCGGTGGGCGCGCTCATCGGCGTGATCGCCGAGCCCGACGAGTCGATCGACGACATGCTCGCGGAGGCGCAGGCGGCCGACGGCACCGGGACGGCGGAAGGTCCGGCCGGGGAGCCTGCCGCGCCCGCCGCCGAGCCGGAGCCCGCGGAGCCGGTCGAGGTCGCGGCGGAGCCGGCAGGGGCCGACCCGGCCGGGGCGGCGACCGGGGCCGGCGCGGCTACTGCCGCCAGGGGCCGCATCAAGGCCTCGCCCGTCGCGCGGCGGATGGCCGCGGAGAGCGGGATCGCGCTGGCCGGCCTCGCCGGATCCGGGCCGGGCGGCCGGATCGTCAAGGCCGACGTCGAGGCCGCGCTGGCCGCCGGCGCCCCGGGCATCGCCCCGGCGCCCGCGCCCGCGCCGCCCACGGCGCCCGGTCCTCCGGCGCCCGTGCCGCCGGCACCCGTGCCGCCGGCGCCCGCACCGATCCCTCCCGGGCTGGAGGACCGGGTCGAAGAGGCGAGCCAGATGCGGAAGGCGATCGCGCGCCGGCTTGGCCAGTCGATCGGGCCTGTCCCCCACTTCTTCCTCACGACCGAGGTCGACATGGGCCGGGCGCTCGAGTTGCGCGCCGACCTCAACGCTCGCTTCGCGGACGGCAAGATCGGGGTGACGGACCTGCTCCTGAAGGCGACCGCGGAGGCCCTGAACCGTCACCCGGCGGTCAACGCGTCGTGGGAGGAGAACGCGATCCGCTACCACGGCGCGGTCCACCTCGGCATCGCGGTGGCGCTCGACGAAGGCCTCATCACGCCGGTGCTGCGCGACGCGGGCCGCAAGGGGCTGCGACAGATCTCGGTCGAGGCGCGCGACCTCATCGCCCGGGCGCGGGCGCGGAAGCTCGCGCCGGAGGAATACCAGGGCGGGACCTTCTCGGTCAGCAACCTCGGCATGTTCGAGATCGACCAGTTCACGGCGATCATCAACCCGCCGGAAGCCGGCATCCTCGCCATCGGCCAGACGGTCGAGAAGCCCGTCGCGGTGGACGGCCAGGTCGTCGTCCGCAAGCGGATGCGGGTGACGATGTCGTGCGATCACCGCGTCATCGACGGCGCCACGGGCGCGGCGTTCCTCGGCACCTTCAAGGCGATGCTCGAGAACCCGCTCGAGATGATCCTCTAG
- the lpdA gene encoding dihydrolipoyl dehydrogenase produces MSETYDVVVVGAGPAGYVCAIRAAQLGLRTACVESGSYEGGLGGTCLNWGCIPAKALLESAALAHNLQHHGARMGVKPVEVEYDFPAAVKRSRIITRKLTAGVKYLLGKNKVDIAQGRGRLAGAGRVAVETEDGETREIATRNVVFATGSVMKTFPGFELDSEKVIGSREALGLQELPAKMAIVGAGFVGVEFADVFNAFGVDVTLIEALDTLVPFEDPEIGKALERSFRKRGIRNLTNTRVKHLDRDASPMVLTVVNPDGSETAEETDLVLMAVGRRPVSENLGLEKNGVAVEDGFIRIDEWCRTNQPGVYAIGDVAGQPMLAHVGSHEGIVAAEHIAGVAKHPMTYGNIPSVGYCHPEVASIGMSVAQAEEAGHEVVTGKYPLGAHGRALTAESADGFVKIVADAKYGEVLGVHMIGHNVSELVAEVGMARELEATLDEIVRHSHAHPSMAEAVMEAAFAALGRSIHM; encoded by the coding sequence ATGTCGGAGACATACGACGTCGTCGTAGTCGGGGCCGGACCGGCCGGCTACGTATGCGCGATCCGGGCCGCGCAACTCGGCCTCCGGACGGCCTGCGTCGAGAGCGGGTCGTACGAGGGCGGCCTCGGCGGCACCTGCCTCAACTGGGGCTGCATTCCCGCCAAGGCGCTGCTCGAGAGCGCCGCGCTCGCGCACAACCTCCAGCACCACGGCGCCCGCATGGGCGTGAAGCCGGTCGAAGTGGAGTACGACTTCCCTGCGGCCGTGAAGCGCAGCCGCATCATCACCCGGAAGCTCACCGCTGGCGTCAAATACCTGCTCGGGAAGAACAAGGTCGACATCGCGCAGGGCCGCGGCCGGCTGGCGGGGGCGGGCCGCGTCGCCGTGGAGACGGAGGACGGCGAAACCCGGGAGATCGCGACCCGGAATGTCGTGTTCGCGACCGGCTCCGTGATGAAGACCTTCCCCGGCTTCGAACTGGACAGCGAGAAGGTGATCGGCAGCCGGGAAGCGCTGGGTCTCCAGGAACTCCCGGCGAAGATGGCGATCGTCGGGGCCGGATTCGTGGGCGTCGAGTTCGCCGACGTCTTCAACGCCTTCGGAGTCGACGTCACGCTGATCGAGGCGCTCGACACGCTCGTGCCCTTCGAGGACCCCGAGATCGGCAAGGCGCTCGAACGCTCGTTCAGGAAGCGGGGCATCCGCAACCTCACGAACACCCGCGTCAAGCACCTGGACCGTGACGCGAGCCCGATGGTCCTCACGGTCGTGAACCCGGACGGCAGCGAGACCGCCGAGGAGACGGATCTCGTGCTCATGGCCGTCGGACGGCGGCCCGTGAGCGAGAATCTCGGCCTCGAGAAGAACGGGGTCGCCGTGGAGGACGGCTTCATCCGGATCGACGAGTGGTGCCGGACGAACCAGCCCGGCGTCTACGCGATCGGGGATGTGGCCGGGCAGCCGATGCTGGCGCACGTCGGGTCGCACGAGGGCATCGTCGCCGCCGAGCATATCGCGGGCGTGGCCAAGCACCCCATGACGTACGGGAACATCCCGTCCGTCGGGTACTGCCACCCCGAAGTCGCCTCGATCGGCATGTCCGTGGCGCAGGCCGAGGAGGCGGGCCACGAGGTCGTCACCGGCAAGTACCCGCTCGGAGCGCACGGACGCGCGCTGACGGCCGAATCCGCGGACGGGTTCGTGAAGATCGTGGCGGACGCCAAGTACGGCGAAGTGCTGGGCGTCCACATGATCGGTCACAACGTGAGCGAACTCGTGGCGGAGGTCGGCATGGCGCGCGAACTGGAAGCCACGCTGGACGAGATCGTGCGGCACTCGCACGCACACCCCAGCATGGCCGAGGCCGTGATGGAGGCCGCGTTCGCCGCGCTCGGGCGTTCCATCCACATGTAG
- the lipB gene encoding lipoyl(octanoyl) transferase LipB, giving the protein MSGERQLRVVDLGRREYREVLELQRSIARWRRSSPPDHDLLLLVEHLPVLTFGRGSREDVTPPDPAWLAEAGLDLVEIERGGDLTYHGPGQLVGYPILDLRAHRKDLHWYLRRIEEVLLRVLAECGLPAFRVASYTGVWTGSPPAGSLETIEEDGFGTVAAGRAEALIGAGAIRKVASIGVHASRWITSHGFALNVTPEPLLNFRGIVACGIHGVRMTSLASEGASLTLEEAGEAVVRAFPAAFPNLAPSPVPAAGLRI; this is encoded by the coding sequence ATGAGCGGGGAGCGGCAACTCCGGGTGGTCGACCTCGGCCGCCGCGAGTACCGGGAGGTGCTCGAGCTGCAGCGCTCCATCGCCCGCTGGCGCCGGAGTTCCCCGCCGGACCACGACCTCCTGCTCCTCGTCGAACACCTGCCGGTCCTCACCTTCGGGCGGGGATCGAGGGAGGACGTCACGCCCCCCGACCCGGCATGGCTCGCCGAGGCGGGGCTGGATCTGGTCGAGATCGAGCGCGGCGGCGACCTCACGTATCACGGCCCCGGCCAGCTCGTGGGCTATCCGATCCTCGACCTCCGCGCGCACCGGAAGGACCTCCACTGGTATCTGCGCCGCATCGAAGAGGTGCTGCTGCGCGTCCTGGCCGAGTGCGGCCTTCCCGCCTTCCGGGTCGCTTCGTACACGGGCGTGTGGACGGGTTCTCCACCCGCCGGGAGCCTCGAGACGATCGAGGAGGACGGGTTCGGGACGGTCGCCGCCGGACGCGCGGAGGCGCTCATCGGGGCCGGCGCGATCCGCAAGGTCGCATCGATCGGCGTGCACGCGAGCCGCTGGATCACCTCGCACGGCTTCGCGCTCAACGTGACGCCCGAGCCTCTCCTGAACTTCCGCGGGATCGTCGCGTGCGGCATCCACGGCGTCCGCATGACGAGCCTCGCCTCCGAGGGCGCCTCCCTCACCCTGGAAGAGGCCGGCGAAGCCGTCGTGCGCGCCTTCCCCGCCGCGTTCCCGAACCTCGCGCCGTCACCGGTGCCGGCAGCCGGCCTGCGCATCTGA